A region of the Mesoterricola sediminis genome:
ACGTCGCCCTCTCCGGCGATTCCGCCTTCCTCCTCGAAGGGCTGCCCCCGGTGATCCACCTGGCGAAGGCCTCGGACCGGGCAGCCATGCGCGGATCCCTGGAGCAGATGATCCAGGAACTGCGCGAGCCGCGGCCCGGCAGCGCCCTCATCGCCCAGCACCTGGTCAGCGTGATGCTGGTGCAGGCCCTGCGCCTGCACCTGGAGGCCGGGGCCGGCGGCCTCGGATGGCTGGCCGGCCTGGCGGATCCCCAACTCCGGGCCGCCCTGGGCTGCATCCACGGTGAACCGGCCCGGGCCTGGACCCTCCCGCACCTGGCGGCGCGGGCGGGCATGTCCCGGTCCGCCTTCGCCCAGCGGTTCAAGGCGGTGGTGGGCACCGCCCCCATCGACTACCTGATCCGCTGGCGCATGCGCCTGGCCGGAGACCGCCTGGCCACCTCCCGGGACACCCTGGCGGAGATCGCGGCGGCCGCGGGCTACGCGTCCGAAAGTGCCTTCGCCATGGCCTTCAAGCGGGTCATGGGGTGCCCACCGCGCGGCTATGGGCGCCGGCGGCAGGCGGAAGCCGCGGCCCGGCCCCAGGCCCTGGAGCCCCCCGACCCTTGACGGAAAATTGAGCATATGACCACAATGACCTGGGATGCCGCCCGTGCCTTGGGCCGCTTCCAGGAGGTTCGCCATGTCCGCGCCCGCCGTTCCACCCGCCTCCGCCCGGGAGGGGGCCCCGTCGTCCCGTCCCACGCCCGGGGAACCGGCCCTGGTTCCCGGCGGGCTGCGCCTGGCCCTCGTGACCCGGCGGGAGGGGCCCCTGGCGCCCTTCCGGGCGGCCCTGGAATCCCACGGCTTCCAGGTGGACGTGCACCGCTCCGGCTGGGACCTGCTCCGGACCGCCCCGGGGCGGGGCTGGAGCCTGGTCGTGCTCGACGGCCTCCAGACGGAGGTCCTGGCAGAACGGGGAGCCGTGCCTGCGGCCGTGATCACCGAGCTGCCGCCCGCGGCCTTCGCGGCCGCCACCGCCGGCCTGGCGGTGCTGTGCGCGCTGCCGCCCGCGCCTGGCGCGGCCGAGGCCGAGGCCCTGCTGGCGCGCCTCCGCGCCGCCGGGGGACTGGACCCTCGGATCGAGGCCGCCCAGGTCCGGCTCGACGCGATGAGCCGGAGACACCACCCCCACTGCGTGGTCTGCTGGGACCGGCATCCCTTCGGCCTCAAGGTGGACTACCGCGTGACCGGCGAGCACCGCGTCGCGGGCGTGTTCGACTGCGGCAAGTCCTACGAGGGCTATGAGAACGTGCTCCACGGAGGCGTGGTCTCCAGCCTCCTGGACGGCGCGATGGCGAGCTGCATGCTGGCCAGGGGCATCGAGGCCTACACCGTCGAGCTCCGCCTCCGGTTCCGGCGGCCCGCGCTGATCGGCGAACCCGCGATCATCCGAGGCGAATGGCTCCGGAACGAAGGGCCCCTCCACCTGCTGCAGGCCTCCCTCGAGCAGGGCGGCCTGGCCCGGGCCAGCGCCCGCGCGAAGTTCTTCGAGGGCACGCCCCTCGAGCCCAGCCAACCCATGCCTGGCGGCCCAGGGGTGCGCCCCCTCCTGAGCCAGGCCCGCAAGCGTCTCTCCTGACGCAAGGAGCATCCATGGACACCCGCACCCTGGGATTCAACACGAAACTGGTCCACGCCGGCATTCCCCACGATGCCTACGGGGCCGTGGTGACGCCCATCTACCAGACCTCTACCTTCGCGTTCGACGACGCCCGCCAGGGCGCGGACCGGTTCTCGGGCGCCGCCGGGGGCTACATCTACACCCGCATCGGCAACCCCACCACGGCCGCCCTGGAGGAGAACGTCGCCCAGCTCGAGAACGGCTTCGGCGCCACGGCCATGGCCAGCGGCATGGGCGCGGTGAGCACCGTCTACCTCGCCCTGCTGGGCGCCGGGGACCACATGGTGAGCACCGATTCCGTGTACGGGCCCAGCCGCGGGCTCATGGAGAAGCACATGAGCCGCTTCGGGGTGGCCTCCACCTACGTGGACACCTCCGACCTGGAGAACCTCCGGAACGCCATGAGGCCCGAGACCAGGCTCGTCTACGTGGAGAGCCCCTCGAACCCCGCGATGGCCGTGACCGACATCAGGGCCGCGGCCGACATCGCCCACGCCGCCGGCGCCCTCCTGGTGGTGGACAACACCTTCGCCAGCCCCCACCTCCAGAAGCCCCTGGACCTGGGCGCGGACGTGGTGCTGCACTCGGTCACCAAGTTCATCAACGGCCACGCCGATGTCGTCGGCGGCATCGTCGTCGCGAAGACCGAAGCCCTCCACAAGCGGATCCGCGCCATGCTCGTGAACCTCGGGGCGAACATGGACCCCCACCAGGCCTACCTGGTCAGCCGCGGCCTCAAGACCCTGGCCCTGCGGGTGGAGCGCGCCCAGGAGAATGCCCGCGCCGTGGCGGCCTGGCTGTCGGAGCATCCCGCCGTGGCGTGGGTGAGCTACGTCGGCCTGCCCAGCCATCCCCAGCATGCGCTGGCCCGGCGCCAGATGTCGGGCCCCGGCTCCATGATCGCCTTCGAGCTGAAGGGCGGCGTGGAGGCCGGCCGCGTCGTCATGGACAGCGTGCGCCTCGCGGGCCTCGCCGTGTCCCTGGGCGGCGTGGAGACCCTCATCAGCCACCCCGCCTCCATGACCCACGCCGGCATGGCCCGGGAGGACCGCCTGAAGGCGGGCATCACCGACGGCCTCGTGCGCCTTTCCGTGGGCATCGAGGATGCTGCGGACATCCTCGCGGACCTCGGCCAGGCCTTGGCCCGGGCGGCCGGTCCTCAGGCGGGCTGACCCAGGGCCGCGGGTCCCGGCAATCGCGCGGCCACGGCGAGGAGGTCGCGGATCCGCGCCAGGTAACGCTCCACATGGATCTCCCAGCTGTAGCAGGCCCGGACCCGGCGGATCCCGGCCCGCGACCAGCGCTCCCAGGGCCCGGGATCGGCCAGGGCCGCCTTGATGGCGGCGGCCATGGCCGCCGGCTCCCGGACATCCATGAGCAGGCCGTTGCGGCACTGGGTGAGGATGTCGCGGGGCCCGCCATTGTCCGTGGCCACCAGGGGCAGGCCGCAAGCGGCGGCCTCGATCAGGGTGAGGCCGAAGGTCTCCGAGAAGGAGGGGTTGAGGCAGAGCCCGCGGCGCTGGGCCGCGAGCCGGTACAGGTCGGGAATGTCCGCGGGGGCGTGGCCCTTGGGGATGGCCACGTGGCCGTGCAGGTCGTGGAGATCGATGGCCAGGAGGAGTTCGCGCCAGACGGTGCGGGCGGGTTCGGGCAGATCCCGCAGATCCTCGCGGCTGCCGCCGATGATGGCGAGGTTGGCCTGGCGCCGCAGGTCCGGGTCCCGCCCGAAGGCGTGGACGAGGCCCACCAGGTTCTTCCGCGGGGCGGGCCGGCCCACGCAGAGGAGCAGGGGCTTGGCCGGGTCCCGCAGGAAGCGGTCCACCTGGGCCGCCACCGCGGGCGCCCCGGCCCCGCGCCGGAGCGGGGCGAACCGGGCCAGATCGGTGCCCGGGGGCAGGACCACGGCCCGGCGCGGGTTGAAGGCCCCATACCCGGCGTACTGTTCCTCGAGCTCCTGGCGGGTGCTGGCGATGACCAGGGCCGCCTGGGAGAGCACCGCTTCCTCCGCGCGGATGCGCCGGGCGAATTGGAACTGGCGCTCCAGGGCCGCCTCCTGGCCACCGGCCGCGAGCAGCGCCGCCTGCTTGCACCGCCCCAGGGAGTGCCCCGTGTGCACGAAGGGAACCCCCAGCATGCTGGAGAGCCGCATGGCCACGTACCCCGCGTCCGCGTAATGGCTGTGCAGGAGGTCCGGAAGGCGGCGGGCCCTGCGCGCGAAGGCCAGGTAGGCTTCCACCAGGCCGTCCAGATGGTCCCAGAGCCGCTCCTTGCGGACGTAACCCTCCGGACCGCACGGCAGGCGGAGGATCCGGGCCCGGGGCCCCAGGCGCTCCACCGGCTCCGCGTAGGCCGGGCCCGCCCCGGGATCGCACACCCGCCGGGTCAGCAAGTCCACCTGGGCCACGGCCGGATGGCGACCGAGGGCCCGGGCCAATTCGAGGACGTACAGCACCTGCCCCCCCGTGTCGGGATCCCTCCCCAGTTCGGGGTCCACGCCCCGGATCAGACCATGGACGCTGATCAAGAGGAGGTGGAGGCCCGGCCCGCTCATGCCGGCGCCCCCTGCCCCACGAGCCCCCAGGCCTCCAGGAGCCCGAGGATCCCCGCCGGCCCGGGCGCGGGCGCCGGGAAGGCCCGGCCGGGAAGCAGGCCGTCCCGGCCCGGAGCGAGGCCGCACCCGGGCAGGAGCCCCGCCCAGTGCGCCCTCCGGAGGAGGCCCAGGTCATTCTCGGAATCGCCAAAGGCGACGAGGGGCAGACCGGGCGCGTGGGTCCGGCCCAGGGCCTCCACGGCGGTGCCCTTGTCGACCCCTTCGGGGAGGATGTCCAGCTCCCGGCGGCCGGAGGCCAGGACATCCCCGGTCAGGCCGCGGAGGACCAACCGCAGTTGCAGGTCCACCGCCGCCTGCTGGAGATCCCCGGGGTCGTCCACGGTCAGGCCGATCCGGCAGGGAGCATGGACCCCCGGCTGGAACCGGACACCCCAGGGGAGTCCCTCCTCCGCCAGGCGCGCCCTCAGGTCTGGATCCCAGCGGGCGCGGACCCAGGCGGCGTAGGCCGCGTCCTCCTCCCAGCCGCCCTCCGGGCGCCGGTGATGGATCCGCGTCCCCACGTCCGTCACCAGGTGGTGGGGGAACAGACGCACGTGCCTGGCCAGGAGGGCCAGGGCCGAGGCGAAGCCCCGCCCCGTCGCGAAGGTGAGCACCAGGCCCGGGATCCGGGCCACGGCCGCCTCCAGGCGCCGGAGCGCCCCGGTCTGTCCCGGGGCGGGGATCCAGGTGCCGTCCAGGTCCGAGACGAGGTGACAGGTGCTGGGTTTCGCAGGCAGGGCCATGGTTGCCTCCTGGCGCGGTTCGATCCGCATCCAGGAAGGCGGCCCGACCTTCCCCTTGCCTGCGCCCCCGGAGGGGACGCACCCGACAAACAGAGTCTCCGGGGACCGGAGCTAGGAAAGAACCAGCATCAGGTTTCCCAAAACCTGACGGAAGGACGGCTGAAAAATTAGTTTGCATTGCAAAGCATATGAATGTCAAGGGGCGGAGCCCCGCGTCCCCTCAGCGCCCAGCGCCCGCCGGGCCCGCGGCGCCCAGGGCCAGGTCCAGGGCCCTGTCCAGGACCTCGTCCCGCCCCGCCCGGAGGCCCTCCAGGGTGCGGGCGACGGGAAGGGTGGGCAGGATGCCCACGCCGGCCAGGGGGGTGCCGTCGTGCTTGGGCACCTTCATGCCGGTCCACGCGATGCGCAGGCCCCCGGCCAGGAAGGGGTTCACGTTGCCGTCCACGCCGGCGGTGGCCTCGCCGAGGATCTCGCCGAGCTTGTAGTGCTCCACGAAGTCCATGAGGAGCTCGGCCTGGGAGATGGCCCGGGCGTCCACCAGGAAGAACCGACGCGCCTCCAGCTTCGGGGCCTCCGGCTGGATCGACCACCCCTCCCGCTGGAAGGTCAGGTCCCCCCGGTCGGGCCGGGTGATGACGGGGACCAGGAAGGGCGGGGTCTGGAGCGGCGCGTCCGTGAAGTGCGCGAAGAGCTTCTGCCAGGCCCCGAAGGAGGGGTAGCCCCGCATGTCCAGGACCAGGGCCCGGGCGCCGCCGATGGCCTGGAGGGTGGATTCCACGGTCTCCCGGGTCAGCCGGGCCAGGTCCACGTACCACACCCCGGGGCGGAGCTCCACGCAGGCCCCGGCGGGCCGGGGCTCCCGGGGCACCGTCTGCCGGAAGGGGCGCTGGACCCGGACGGTGCGCATGGCGCCGTCCTCCCCGCGGAGGGTCAGCTCGACGGACCCCGCGGGCCCCTGCAGGAGGCCCGTGGCTTCCAGGTACCGGAGCCCCTGGGTCGAGGAGGCCGGCAGCGTCGGGGCCAGCTCCGCCACCGCGCGGGCCGTGGGCACGCCGTCCACGGCCACCAGCACATCGCCCGCGTGGACCGTGGCCTTCAGGTCCTCGGCCACGCCGCACACCGCCAGGTCGGAGCCCACCCAGGCCAGGGAGAGGCCCGGCCCCGCCTCCACCTCGCGCCAGAGGGGCGACACGTAGCCGTGGGCGTCCTGGAGGCTGGCCATCAGCGTGCGGACGCTGCGGAGGTAGGCCTCGGGGGAGGGGCTCTCCGCCACCTGCGCCAGGACGCGGGGAAGCTGGGCCGGCCAGTCCACCTGGGTCCAGTCGAAGTTGGGGTAGAAGTGCTGGATCACGTTCCACACCTCCACCACCGCCCCCAGGCGCGTGGCGCGGTCCTCCGCGTTGCCCGCGGCGGGGACGGGCCAGGTGGGCTCGGGCAGGATCCCGGGCGGGGCGGGCGCGGGGCCGGTGCGCGGCAGGGTCCGCCGGTGGCGGTCCGCGTAGCAGCCCAGGGGCAGCTGCAGCCGCACCCCGCCCCCCAGATCGAAGCAGGGCGCCGCGACGGGCTCCGCTCCCGGCCGGCCCTTCCGCGCCAGGGGCGTGTAGGTGCGGGTGCTGCTGTAGACGCTCTTCCGGGAGAGGCCGACGCCGTAGTGGCGCCATTGGACCACCTGGGCGGCCTCCCGGGGCCGGGGGAGGGGCTGGGGCCGCTGCCCCGGCTCCAGGAACCGGGCCATGGGCGCGTAGGGCCCGAGGATCGCGCGCAGGCGCCGGGCCAGGTCCGCGTCATCCGCGGCCCCCTCCGCCGCGCGGACCCCGGCGCGGGCCACCTCGTCCCAGGGCGCGGCCTCCGCCGCGTCGGCGGGGTGGAAGAACCGTACGTAGCCGTAGGCCCGGGCGAAGGCCACCAGGTTCCGGAGCCCCCGGGGACCCAGGGGCCGCGGCGCCTCCGGGACGGGCGTGTCCCCCAGGGTCTCCAGGGAAACCTGGGCGAGACCGAGGCTTCCGCCGCCCCCCAGGAGCCAGGCGCCCACCACGATCCGTTCCGCATCCGGGGCCACGTCCCCCACGATCTCCGCGGCGGTCCAGGCTGTCGCCGTCACCGGACGGTCCCGCATGCCGTCGAAGAATCCCTTGGCCCCGCCTGGCCGGTCCACCCGCAACCACAGGTGGCCGGTCCCAGTCCCCCCGCCCTCCCGCTGAAGGAGGGCCGTCAACCGCACCCGCTTGCCCCGGAAGGGCCGGGCATCCAGCGCCTGCGCCAGGTTGGGGCGGGCGTCCTTGTCGGCCCCCTCGCCCAGGCGGATCACCACGCTGGGCCGGTCCAGCCCCGCCCCCGCCTCCCGCCGCGCGACCACCCCGCCCGGGGCGTTGACCCGCCACCCCGCGGGCACCCCGCCCGGCCCCGCCTCCTGGAAGCCCCCATTCCGCAGGCTTCGCGGAAGCGGAGCCGGCTGAGCGCAAAGTTGAACGAGCGACACGAAGCACGGAAGGAAGGCGGTGCGGAACATGGGGGTCCTTGCGGGGGGGCAAGGTCACTATACCGGGCGTTCCTGGGCGCAGGGTGGATCCCTCCGGCCACCCAGCCTGCCATACTGCGGACATTCCCCACCCCGGCCCTGGCCCTGAAACCTCCAAGGATTGCCCATGCTCCGCAGGATCCTCCTCGCAGCCCTGCTCCCGGCCCTCGGCATCGCCGGAACCCGGGACGCCCGCTGGAACAAAGTCGACAAGGCCATAGCCGACAGCCTCCCGGCCACCGCCATGGCCGAGTTGGAACCGATTTACCAGGAGGCCATCCGGGAAGGCGCCTATGCGGAGGCGGCCGAGGCCCTTTGCCTACGCATCGCATTGGAGGACCAGCGCGCTGGGCAAGGCTCCGCTGGAAGGGCCGCCAGGCTCCAGGAGGTCCTGCCCCAGACCCCGGAGGAGATGCGGCCCGCCCTCGATACGGTGCTCGCGCATTGGATGTGGGAATACTATCAGGCCAACCGCTGGTCCATCCTCGTGCGCAGGCCGCTCCCGGAGGGTGTCGCCGGGGATCTCACCACCTGGGACCTGCCCCGCCTCCTGGCGGAGGTCGGTCGCTGTTTCTCCCAAGCCCTGGCCTCGGCGGCGCGGCTCCAGGCGATTCCAGCCTCCCAATACGGCGAACTGTATCAAGGCGGCACGGTTCCGGACGTCTATCGGCCCACCCTCTACGACCTCCTGGCCCAGGAGGCGCTCACCTTCTACACCGCTGCTGAGCAGGCCGGCTCGCCGGCAGGATCCGCTTTCCGTCTGGAAGCGGAGGGCCCCGCCCTGGACACCGTGGAATCCTTCATGGCCTGGAGGCCAGCCGCGGCGGACGCGGGCTCCACGACCTTCAAGGCGGTCCGGCTCCTCCAGGATCTGTTGGCCTTCCACGCCCACGACGCGGACCCCTCCGCTTTCGCGGATCTCGATCTGCAGCGCCTGAATTTCGCAGGCAAGGCCGCCGAGGGTGAAGCACGGGTGCCGCGCTTCAAGGCGGCCTTGGCCCATTTCGCCGACACATGGGCCCGGCATGAAATTTCGGCGCGCGCCCTGGCGGACCTCGGAAACCTCCTCGAAAACGAGGGCGCTTCCCTCGAGGCCCAGCGCGCCGCCACCCGGGGCCTGGAAGCCTTCCCTGGGACGGCGGGCGGGAACGCCTGCCACAATGTCCTCCAGCGCGTCACCCAGAAGGCCCTGGACCTCTCGACGGAGCAGGTCTGGAACGCGCCCTGGCCGACTCTGGAGGTCACCTACCGGAATCTGGACCACATCCATTTCCGGGCCATTCCCGTTCAGGTCGACCCCTGGATGCGTTCCCGCGACCGGCTCCACACCTGGTTCAACCCGATCACCGATGGCGGTCTGCTGGAAGGCGAGCCGGCCAAGGTCTGGGAGGCGGATCTGCCCCCCGCCCCGGATCTCCGGACCCACCACCAACGCCTGCCTGTCCCCCAGGATCTCCGGCCAGGCCTCTACCTGATCGAGGCGAGCCCCGGCCCGGGCTTCGATGCTGAGACCCCGGGAAAGCGGGTCGCCGTCGTCTGGGTGAGCCGCCTGGCCCTGGTGACCCTGGAAGGCATAGAGACAGGCGGATGCGATGGACTTGTCCTGGACGCTGCTTCAGGTGAACCCGTACCCGGGGCCATCCTCAGGTCCTGGATCATCCAGGCCAAGGGCGCGAATCTGCCCGGGCCCGTCGCTCGCACGGACAAGGACGGCCGTTTCCATATTTCGCCAGGGAAATCCAATGGCGTTGGGTGGCTGGTGCTGGCAGAGGCCGGCGGCCACGTGGTCGCAGGAACTCCGGTCAGTTTGGGTGAGTTCAATGAGGAGGCGCCGACTCCCCGGCGACAGACCATCCTCTTCACGGACCGCGCCATGTACCGCCCAGGCCAGACCATCGCCTTCAAGGGCATCTGCGTCGAGGCATCCCAGGCGCGGGATGCGATTCGCACCCTGCCAGGGCTGAAGGTGAAGGTCATCCTCCAGAATGTCAACCGAGAACCCGTGGCCAATCGGGTCTTCGTCACCAACAGTTTCGGTTCCTTCAGCGGGACCTTCCCGGCCCCCCAGGGCGGCGCCCTGGGGGTCATGTTCCTCAATGCCGGCTCGCCGGAGGGGTCCGTGTCCCTGCGGGTGGAAGCCTACAAACGGCCCAAATTCACCGTGGCCGTGGATGAGCCCAGGGCGCCCGTGGCCCTTGGCGGGAAAGTCCACCTCCTGGGGCGGGCCAAGGCCTTCACGGGCGCCCCCATTGGTGGCGCCCGACTCACCTGGCGGGTGGAGCGGGAGACCAACCAGCCCTACCTGAATCGGCACGGCTGGCCCTCGCAGAGGCAAACGATCGCCCAAGGTGTGGGCACCACGGAGGCGGACGGCACCTTCAGCATCGCCTTTCTGGCCAACCCCGGCGAGCGCCTTCCCCACCGGATAGCCCCTGTGTTCTCGTTCACCCTGACCGTCGATGTCACGGACGAAACAGGTGAGACCCGGTCCGAGTCAAGGACGCTGCGGGCGGGACAGACCTCGCTCACAGCTTCGATCGAGGCGCCCCCATGGCGTACGGTCCAAGCTCCCGTGGGCCTCCAACTCCGCACGGCCTCTCTCGACGGTGACGGCCGGGCCTCGGAAGGGAGGCTGACGGTGCGGGCCCTGATGGCCCCCGCCTCCGTGACCCGGCCGGACCTCGACGGGCAAGCCGTCGGGGCCCAGGACGCGGTTCTCAAGGCATGGATCGCGGGGCCCGTGGTCGCGGCGCAGGACGTCCACATCGGCTCCACCGGCGCCCTGGAGGTGCCTGTGCGGCTCCCGGTGGGCGCCTACCGCGCCCTCCTGGAGACCCAGGATGATTCAGCACGGCCCGTCACGGCTGAACTGAGCTTCCTCGTGCTGGATCCCTCCGGGGAGCGCTTCCCTGCTCCAGTCCCGGATCATTTTGCCGCTTCGGCCGCGACCGTCCAACCGGGAGGCACCTTTACGGCCGTCTGGGGCACCGGCTATGCCCAGGGACAGGCCTTCGTGGAGGTGACGGCCCGTGGGAGGGTGCTGCAACGCTTCTGGACGCCGCCCGGCAGGACCCAGGCGCGCATCATCCAGCCGGTGACCGCCGCGCTCCAGGGCGGTTTCACGGTGCGGACCGTCTTCGTGCGGGAAAACCGGGCCTATGTCCATGAGCAGACGGTGGATGTTCCCTGGACAGACCAGCGCCTCGAGGTGACGTGGGAGCACTTCACGTCCCGGCTCGAACCCGGCCGGACCGAAACCTGGACCGCGGTGGTCAGGGGCCCCGGCGGCAGGAAGATCCCTGCAGAAATGGCCGCCACCCTTTACGACGCCTCCCTGGATGACCTGGTGAGGCACGCCTGGGAGACGGACCATGGACTCCTCCGGACCGAGCTCCCGGGCGGTTGGATTGTCTTCCATAATCGGTCCGCGACCTTCAGCATCATCGACAGGACCTGGACCCGCGCGGACCGGCCCGTGCAGTGGATCTACCGCAGCCTGCCGACCTCCATCTCGGCCGGCCTCTGGGGGGGAGGAGGCCTCCAAATGCTCCGCAGGAAGGTGGCAGGCGCCGTCGTGGAGGTGGCGGCGGCTACTCTCCGCGTCGACGCCACGACGGCCTTGACCGCCAGCAACCATTCCCTGGAACAAGTGGCCGCCCTCACCCCAGGCGTTGAAGCCCCTCCGCCTCCGCCTCCACCTCCACCTCCACCTCCACCTCCGTCGCACGCGGACCTGGACCGGACAGTGGCCCGGAAGGCCCTGGAGGCGACGGCGTTCTTCCTTCCCCACCTGACAACCGGCCCGGACGGGTCCATCCGGATGACCTTCACCGTGCCGGAGACCCTGACCACCTGGCGGTTCCTTGGGTTCGCCCACGACAGGCGCTTCCGCCAGGGTTCCCTTTCTGGCCAGGCCATCACCACCAAGGATCTCATGGTGGAATCCAATGCTCCGCGCTTCCTGCGGGAGGGGGACACGGTCGAATTTCCCGTCAAAGTTACCAACCGGTCCGCCCAGCCGCTGACGGGTCAGGTCCGGCTGGGCTTCACGGACGCCCGCACCGGCGAAGCGAGGGATCACCTCCTCGGCCTCGGGACCGGCTCGGACCAGGCATTCCACCTCCTGCCAGGAACCGCTCGAACCTTCTCGTGGAGGATCACGGTTCCCGCAGGATGCGGGTCCCTGACCTACAAGGCCGTGGGTGCCACGGCCGGCAGCAGCGACGGCGAGGAGGGCCCCCTGCCAGTCCTGAGCCGGCGCGTGCTCATCTCGGAGACGATGCCCCTCTTCATCCATGGACCGGGGGATGGCGCCTTCGCCTTCAAGCCCCTCCTGGCTTCGGCCCTGGCCCCCGGCCTCGAGCACCAGAGCCTGACGGTGGACATGATGTCCCGGCCCGCATGGAGCGCAGTCCAGGCCCTGCCCTACCTCATGGACTTTCCGCACGAATGCAGCGAGCAGGTCTTCAACCGCTACTACGCCCATGCCCTGGCCCGGCATCTCCTCGACCGCGATCCCAGGATCCGGGAGGTCTTCGAAACCTGGCGGGCGGCTCCTGTCCAGGGCGGGGCCCCGGTCCCGCCCCCCGCATGGGAGGCCATGATCCTGGAGGAGGCACCCTGGACCCGGCAGGCCCTGGATGGATCCGAGGCCCGCCGGCGCATGGGCCAGCAATTCGAGCCCAGGCGCCTGGAGTCGGGGATGGCCAAGGCCTTCCAGACCCTCAAGGACCGGCAGGAGGCCGATGGGCGCTGGCCCTGGTTCCCCGGTGGCGGCCCCAACGGGTTCATCACCCGGTACGTGGTCGCCGGATTCGGGCGCCTCAGACACTTGGGGGCCGCCCCTGACCTCTCCCTGGCGATGGGTGCGCTGGAAGGCCTGGACGCCGCGATGGACCAGAAATACCAGTCCCTGCGCGACCGCGACACCTACGTGCCCTCGGCGGAAGATGCCCTCTATCTCTACGGCCGCAGCTTCTTCCTCGCCGACCGGCCCATCGCCGCCGGACACCAGCAGGCCGTGGGCTTCTTCCTGCAGCGGGCCCGCTCCGCCTGGGCCCGGATTCCCATGCGGCAGACCCTGGCCCACCTGGCCCTGGCCCTGAACCGGTTCGGCGCCTCCGGTTCTGCCCGGGACCCGGTCCCCGCCGCCATCCTCCGCAGCCTCAAGGAACGCAGCGTAGAGACCCCAGGAGGAGGCATGGCCTGGAACGACCCGGAACCCGCCTGGCGCTGGGACGCCGCCCCCCTGGAGTCCCAGGCCCTCATGATCGAGGCCTTCGACGAAGTGGCCCATGACGCCCCTGCGGTGGAAGCGTGCCGGACCTGGCTGCTCCTCCAGAAGCAGGTCCAGGCCTGGGAGACGACAAAGGCCACGGCGGACGCGGTCTACGCCCTCCTCCTGCGCGGGGCGGACCTCCTGGGCGGCGGCGCCCCCGTGGAGGTGGCCCTGGACGGGAAGACCCTGCCCATCCCCGCAGTGGAGGCCGGTACGGGCAGCTGGCAGGTGCGCATTCCGGGCTCCGCCGTCAAACCAGGTCTCGGCCGCGTCAGGGTTCGGAAGCCGGACCCGGGTCCGGCCTGGGGCGGCCTCCACTGGCAGTACCTGCAGGATGTCTCGCAGGTCGGAATCCACCCGGAAGGCCCCTTCCAGGTCCGGAAGGCCCTCTACGTGCGCGTGGCCACGCCGCAAGGCCCGGTCCTGAAGCCTGTGGCCGGCCCCGTGGCCGTGGGGGACGAACTCGTGGTGCGCCTGGAGATCCG
Encoded here:
- a CDS encoding alpha-2-macroglobulin family protein, which codes for MLRRILLAALLPALGIAGTRDARWNKVDKAIADSLPATAMAELEPIYQEAIREGAYAEAAEALCLRIALEDQRAGQGSAGRAARLQEVLPQTPEEMRPALDTVLAHWMWEYYQANRWSILVRRPLPEGVAGDLTTWDLPRLLAEVGRCFSQALASAARLQAIPASQYGELYQGGTVPDVYRPTLYDLLAQEALTFYTAAEQAGSPAGSAFRLEAEGPALDTVESFMAWRPAAADAGSTTFKAVRLLQDLLAFHAHDADPSAFADLDLQRLNFAGKAAEGEARVPRFKAALAHFADTWARHEISARALADLGNLLENEGASLEAQRAATRGLEAFPGTAGGNACHNVLQRVTQKALDLSTEQVWNAPWPTLEVTYRNLDHIHFRAIPVQVDPWMRSRDRLHTWFNPITDGGLLEGEPAKVWEADLPPAPDLRTHHQRLPVPQDLRPGLYLIEASPGPGFDAETPGKRVAVVWVSRLALVTLEGIETGGCDGLVLDAASGEPVPGAILRSWIIQAKGANLPGPVARTDKDGRFHISPGKSNGVGWLVLAEAGGHVVAGTPVSLGEFNEEAPTPRRQTILFTDRAMYRPGQTIAFKGICVEASQARDAIRTLPGLKVKVILQNVNREPVANRVFVTNSFGSFSGTFPAPQGGALGVMFLNAGSPEGSVSLRVEAYKRPKFTVAVDEPRAPVALGGKVHLLGRAKAFTGAPIGGARLTWRVERETNQPYLNRHGWPSQRQTIAQGVGTTEADGTFSIAFLANPGERLPHRIAPVFSFTLTVDVTDETGETRSESRTLRAGQTSLTASIEAPPWRTVQAPVGLQLRTASLDGDGRASEGRLTVRALMAPASVTRPDLDGQAVGAQDAVLKAWIAGPVVAAQDVHIGSTGALEVPVRLPVGAYRALLETQDDSARPVTAELSFLVLDPSGERFPAPVPDHFAASAATVQPGGTFTAVWGTGYAQGQAFVEVTARGRVLQRFWTPPGRTQARIIQPVTAALQGGFTVRTVFVRENRAYVHEQTVDVPWTDQRLEVTWEHFTSRLEPGRTETWTAVVRGPGGRKIPAEMAATLYDASLDDLVRHAWETDHGLLRTELPGGWIVFHNRSATFSIIDRTWTRADRPVQWIYRSLPTSISAGLWGGGGLQMLRRKVAGAVVEVAAATLRVDATTALTASNHSLEQVAALTPGVEAPPPPPPPPPPPPPPSHADLDRTVARKALEATAFFLPHLTTGPDGSIRMTFTVPETLTTWRFLGFAHDRRFRQGSLSGQAITTKDLMVESNAPRFLREGDTVEFPVKVTNRSAQPLTGQVRLGFTDARTGEARDHLLGLGTGSDQAFHLLPGTARTFSWRITVPAGCGSLTYKAVGATAGSSDGEEGPLPVLSRRVLISETMPLFIHGPGDGAFAFKPLLASALAPGLEHQSLTVDMMSRPAWSAVQALPYLMDFPHECSEQVFNRYYAHALARHLLDRDPRIREVFETWRAAPVQGGAPVPPPAWEAMILEEAPWTRQALDGSEARRRMGQQFEPRRLESGMAKAFQTLKDRQEADGRWPWFPGGGPNGFITRYVVAGFGRLRHLGAAPDLSLAMGALEGLDAAMDQKYQSLRDRDTYVPSAEDALYLYGRSFFLADRPIAAGHQQAVGFFLQRARSAWARIPMRQTLAHLALALNRFGASGSARDPVPAAILRSLKERSVETPGGGMAWNDPEPAWRWDAAPLESQALMIEAFDEVAHDAPAVEACRTWLLLQKQVQAWETTKATADAVYALLLRGADLLGGGAPVEVALDGKTLPIPAVEAGTGSWQVRIPGSAVKPGLGRVRVRKPDPGPAWGGLHWQYLQDVSQVGIHPEGPFQVRKALYVRVATPQGPVLKPVAGPVAVGDELVVRLEIRSDRDLDFVHLKDQRGSGTETADALSGFHVQGRLGFYRSLRDAATHFFFERLPKGVHVLEYAVRVQLRGTYPMGLATLTCMYAPAFSCHSDSLTLEVR